A window of Lagenorhynchus albirostris chromosome 11, mLagAlb1.1, whole genome shotgun sequence contains these coding sequences:
- the MLF2 gene encoding myeloid leukemia factor 2, whose translation MFRFMRDVEPEDPMFLMDPFAIHRQHMNRMLSGGFGYSPFLSITDGSMPGTRPASRRMQAGAVSPFGMLGMSGGFMDMFGMMNDMIGNMEHMTAGGNCQTFSSSTVISYSNTGAGAPKVYQETAEMRSAPGGIRETRRTVRDSDSGLEQMSIGHHIRDRAHILQRSRNHRTGDQEERQDYINLDESEAAAFDDEWRRETSRYRQQRPLEFRRHEASGGGGRRAEGPPRLAIQGPEDSPSRQSRRYDW comes from the exons ATGTTCCGCTTCATGAGGGACGTGGAGCCTGAGGACCCCATGTTCCTGAT GGACCCCTTTGCCATTCACCGTCAGCACATGAACCGGATGTTGTCGGGCGGCTTTGGATACAGCCCCTTCCTCAGCATCACAGATGGCAGCATGCCAGGGACCAGGCCTGCCAGCCGCAGGATGCAG GCTGGGGCTGTCTCCCCCTTCGGGATGCTGGGAATG TCGGGCGGCTTCATGGACATGTTTGGGATGATGAACGACATGATTGGGAACATG GAGCACATGACAGCTGGAGGTAACTGCCAGACCTTTTCATCCTCCACTGTCATCTCCTACTCCAATACGGGCGCCGGCGCACCCAAGGTCTACCAAGAGACAGCAGAGATGCGCTCGGCCCCAGGCGGG ATCCGGGAGACTCGGAGGACTGTACGGGACTCGGACAGTGGGCTGGAGCAGATGTCCATTGGGCATCACATCCGAGACAGGGCTCACATCCTGCAGCGCTCCCGAAACCACCGCACGGGGGACCAGGAGGAGCGGCAGGACTATATCAACCTGGATGAGA GTGAGGCCGCCGCCTTTGATGATGAGTGGCGGAGGGAGACTTCCCGATACCGGCAGCAGCGCCCCCTCGAATTTCGGAGGCACGAGGCTTCAGGCGGTGGGGGGCGGAGGGCTGAGGGGCCTCCCCGCCTGGCCATCCAGGGACCCGAGGACTCCCCGTCTCGACAGTCCCGCCGCTATGACTGGTGA